The Pseudofrankia sp. DC12 region CGAGCCGCTCGGCGGGCGGGAGGTCGTCATCATCAACGACGCGGACGCCGCCGGCGTGGCCGAGATGGCCTTCGGCGCCGGGCGGGACGTGCCCGGGCTCGTGGTGATGACCACGTTCGGCACCGGCATCGGCACCGCGCTGTTCCTGCACGGGCAGCTCATCCCGAACACCGAGCTGGGGCATCTGGAGGTCGGCGGCCACGACGCCGAGACCAAGGCCTCCGACGCGGCCCGCGAGCGCGAGGACCTGAGCTGGGAGCACTGGGCCAAGCGGGTCAGCAAGTACCTCAACACCGTCGAGGCGCTGCTGTGGCCCGACCTGATCATCATCGGCGGCGGGGTGAGCAAGCGGGCCGACAAGTTCCTCGACCTGCTGACGGTGCGGACCAAGGTCGTCCCGGCGCAGCTGCGCAACGACGCGGGGATCGTCGGTGCCGCGCTGGCCGCCGGCATCGACCAGAACCGGCCGAAGATCCCGTCCCGCACCGTCCGCCGCCGCCCGCCGGCGACCCGTCCGCCTGGCGGACGCCGCCCCTGAGGCCGCTCCGGCCTCGGTCATCGGTCCTTTGGCGGCACCCAGCCGCGATGCCAGCCACAAAGACACGCCCGGCCACCGGACTCCACCGCAAGCCCGAAAAAGGGTCGAAGGGCGCTCAGCGCCCTTCACAGGCGGGTGGTCTGGCCGCCTCCGGCGGCCAGACCACCCGCCCGACACGCCCGGCCGGCCGGGTGAACATCGCCGCGACCCGGTCAGGACGGCAGACTATGGGTGTCGGTGCCCGGCACGGGCCAGCCGGCCAAAGCAGACGCGACCATGCCATTGGCGCCCAGCGAGGTGCCAAGCCCTCCGGCCGCGTCCGCAGAGGTCCCTGGCCAGACGCGTACCGGCGCAGGCCAACCGTCGTTTCCAGCCCCGTCGTCGCCCATGTTCCGCCGGTCATGCCTCACCCTGCGTGATCGTGGCCGTGCCCGTTGGCTGATCTGTCCGGCTTCCGGGCGGGTTCGGGAGTCAGCGCGACGGCGACGCGGGACGATGTGCGGCGGTGCCGGCGGGTCAAGGTC contains the following coding sequences:
- the ppgK gene encoding polyphosphate--glucose phosphotransferase; the encoded protein is MRVFGVDIGGSGIKGAPVEIDDGTLAAPRVRLATPSPAEPAAVAAVVAEVVGEFGWQGPIGVTFPAVIQGGVAQTAANVAKGWVGTDVAATLAEPLGGREVVIINDADAAGVAEMAFGAGRDVPGLVVMTTFGTGIGTALFLHGQLIPNTELGHLEVGGHDAETKASDAAREREDLSWEHWAKRVSKYLNTVEALLWPDLIIIGGGVSKRADKFLDLLTVRTKVVPAQLRNDAGIVGAALAAGIDQNRPKIPSRTVRRRPPATRPPGGRRP